Part of the Fusarium musae strain F31 chromosome 3, whole genome shotgun sequence genome, CCAGCCTGTATTAGAGGAGCCGTCGAACCGGGTCGTAGTTGAAGCGCTGCTCCCTTCTCCATATCTAGTGGTGTAAATGAGACGAGTGTTGACAGGAGGTAATTCCACAATAACACTCCAAGCGTCCCCTGCGCGGGTTGGAGATATTGTGTGTGTCACTGGTTCGGTCACGCTGCCAATATGAGACACGGTAGCCCAGCGTACGGGAGGGACCTCGATTATAATCGTGCCTGTGCCTTCTGGGTTGCTTGGAGGAATCGTTCTAGTGGTTGGGGCAGTAACTGTGCCAACTCGGGTAATAGTATCATAGTCCGCGTCAGTGACTGGGATCTCAACGACCACTTCACCATCGCGACCAGGCCCATTTGGAGTCTGAGTAAACGTCGTCGGAGTTGAGCCAGTTCCAAAGCGTGTGACAGTGTTGTATCTGCCCAGCGGGGCAGGTGTGTCGACGTATACGATCCCTGCCTCTCCTGGGTGTTTGGGCGGCTGTGTCGAGGTCACGGTCCAACTCCCTGTGCCAGCACGAGTGATGGTTGCATATAGAATAGGGTCCGAAGGCACGATGATGTGAACCGTCCCAGTTCCTCCTGAGCTACGCGCAGGTTCTGTCGAAGTTACTGGGGCTATCACGCTGCCAGTGCGGGTGATTGTTGTATATGCAGGTGTAGACCCTGGGACTTCGATAACAATGGTGCTAACGCCACCGGAACTGTCTGGCTGGATTATCCTAGTGACAGGAGACTGTATGCCTCTGGTTTGAGTTATGGTTGTAGCCTTTGGCTGCCCTACCACAATTGTGGTTCGGTCGTCGACGCGAACAACCTTGGTAACAGGGTCTCCATTGCTCCCTTTCTCCGTGATAGTGGTGTAATACTCCCGACCAACCGTGATCGTCTCGGGATCGCCGGGATTGCCCACTTGGACGGTCCTTGTGTGATCAACTTCAACGCCTTTTGTTCGAGTTCTGTACTCAGGCTCTTCGACAATCACAGTGGTGGGATCACCAGGACGATCAGGGGTCACTGTTCGTGTCCGCGCAGTCGTCAGTGAAGAGATGATTGAAGTGATTGTGGTTAGAGGTGTTCTCTTGATAACAGTCCCCACTGGTGGCGTTCCCTGCGGTGGAATTGTGTATGTTGAAGGAGGACCGAGGCCGAAAACTGCTGTGGTTACATACGATGCCTCATGGGGTATCAGAATTGTACTGTAGCTGTCAGTTTGCTGTGagattttagtaagtaatgTACTAACCTGGCTAATGTAGTGTCAAATGTGATTGAGCCGTCTACAACCTGGATTGGCTGGACCTCAGCACGTTTCTCGCCATCGAGACAATCAACAACCGGATCCCAGGCAGAGACGACcgcaaacaaaacaaaaagaaCTCCATAGCACGTTGATTTATGCACGCTCATGGCGCTAAGCATATTGTTCAAATGGAATGAAGTGCTGTGCCTGCCGCGAGACAGATTGGAGGAGAGAAGGTCACGTGCGAAGGTCAGTCACGAAGCGGGCGAGGAAGGAGCACCCtgctatatatttaattgcTAAGTAAACTACGGAAGGAACACATAATAAATGGGAGAAAATGATCGACATGCAAGCAGAGTTTAGGGGTATTAATATGGAAAGATTGGTTCTTAGAAGCCTTGGCATTCCGATTGCGTGCAGATGTTCTGTGGCGTTGATGGTTCTGGCCTAGACATTGCTGCCAGAAATGAAGATCAAACACCAGCGCCATCTACGTTCTGGAAGGCTAACTGTGGAGTAATTGCAGTGGCTTGATTCTAGATTTCAATAACAAGCTTgcattaatactaaagcagTATCCTTCCGCCACAATATCCCAAGTGCCTGGATCGCTAAATTCTCCTACGGGTTTGAGGGAAATTCGCTATCGCCGGATGGCGTCACCCACCTACCTGGTTCCTCTATCATTTCTGGTACACAGCCAAGAAATAGATATTGTACTAGAACAGCAATATACCCCAACATTCCAGGCAGACTCTGAGGTGACCGTTCAACCTGCTAGCTAGGTATGGCTGCTGAGAGGTCTCGGCCCATTCCATACACTAAACTTTGAGGTCGAATCTCTTTCTAGAAGCTTTCTATGGAGATTCCGACTGCCTATGATTTTGCTGAAGCCATTATGAAGCTGTAATATCTCATGAATTGACATAAGTACTCGAAATGTCTCACCCATCAACAAGTCAACCCAGACATCCCAACACTCCTTTTACACACATTGATCTACACAAACACTCTCTTGCCACCACCATACCCATGTTATTTAGATACCCAAACCAAATCGCCATGATGAGATTAACAACACTAAGCTGTGGCCTGAGCTTCCTATTACCTGTATATGCACGAGTCATCTCTGATCCTTGTGCTACAACAACTACTCTACCTGTCATTACTGTCACAAAAGGTCCCAATGGTTATTACAACCAGTATACCCGCACATATCAAGAGTTCTACCCTCAAGGCTTGACAACAAAAGTTTACACTATTACGCAATCATGTTCAGGTGTGAATTGTCAGCCCTTGCCTATTGAGACTGCTCCTCCACCTGGCTTCACATCTGCTGTGGTCAAGTGTGACAAGTGTGGAGGCTCAGGAACCAAGGTTGCTACTTTGACATTCCCAACTGAGTCTGTGCAACCATATTCATCTTCTGGATATGTTATTGTACCTATTGCACAACCAACACAGATTCCTCTTGGTAACAGCGAGCAATCTCACGGCAGTTCGGTTTATGAGAATGGCTCTTCTGGCTTAGATGCTGGTCATGCACTGAACAACCATGGCGCTTCTCTTTCTACAAACACGGCTCCAGACTCTGAAGATTCGACTGCACAAGACTCTGGCAGTGGAAGTCAAGAGAGCCAAAGCATACCTAACAACGGAGGCTCTGCAAATGAGGGAGAATCTTCCGGTACCGGTGCTCCTGGATCTCGGCCATTATCTGAGACACCTACCGCGGGTTATCACTTTGCACCCTCTAACTCCTTCCCTGCTGGCTCCGATGGCCAgtcttcgtcttcagcaGACACAAGCTCATCTGATACGGCCGCCGCAGGAAATGATGCCTCATATCCCATTCCGAACCAGAAGTCCAGCAACCCATATGTAGGTGACACTTCTGGTGCCTCGAGCAACGGATCCGGCTCGCCTGGTAGCAACTCGCCCTCATCTCAAAATGATACCCCCTCTACTGGAAAACCAGCCACCAAAGACTCTGGCGATGATAGCTTGAGTCCCGATTCCCCGATCACTGTTAGTAGTGCGGGCCATATCAAGACAAATGTTGTTACATGTGTATTAGCGAATATTGCTGGCATGTTCGTTCTCAGGTTGCTAGTGTAGCAACAGTACCTTCCTGTATCTAGCGTTAAAAATGATATAATGACAATTAATAAGACACGATCGAGACCATCTGTGGCTGTACATGTCGTTCCACTTTATCGCGTGCTGGGAGACTAACTGAAGATGACTTAGACACTTGCAAGACAATGGTTCCATCACGGGAGAAGCGACCGTTTCTCGAAGGATAACTTTGAAGTATATTTAGAGTTTTGCCCCAAGATTTGTCAAACCGCATCGGCTAGCCCCTGCCAAGATCTGACAAGCTAATTCCAAATCCGGGTATTTCTGTTGCAGATCAGGAATCTTATGGCTGGACATTGCTATCTAGCGCTGAGCCACAACGCCATAGTCAAGCTCTTTCGGGATGAGAATAGTCGAGACATCGATCACGAGTGGGAGAAATATCTGTAAAAGGTTAGAATGTTGTAAGCCAGGTTAAGAATTTGTTGACTATTGATTTCCGCCAactataataaggttaacctCTTACAGGCATAAGTTCATCTGAAGACGGATGAGCCGAGAGGCTGGACTTGAGCTGAAGTCAGCCATGATACACGAGCTATTCCTTCTGGAATTCTTAGACACTAACGAGTCTttggggagcaagaagatATCAAACCTTCATGCAGGGTGCTAAAATAAAATCAGCGAATTTGTCCTAAACCTATCCTTAACTTAgactaagttacctaagtctttttgacATTAGGATCCAGGCCCTCAGTTTTGTTTCCTTTCCTAGCGAGGTTGCGTGAACTCAAAGTCAGACCAGATACTCGGACCCCTTGCTTATTTAGAGTCAAGCCTGGTCTTCCATCGAATGAATAACACTGACGTTCTTGGCAAGAGGCTGCTCCCGGCTCTCAGGTTCGGTCAGAGCATACAATAGACCAACGTGGGAATCTGTGAGAAGTCTAAATCCTGCTTAGAAAAATCTGACCACTTTCTTTGCTGAAACACAGTCATACACGGGGAGGTTGTTTTTCAAACAGATGGAATTATGCTGGTTATATTTGTCGCTTAAGACATGACCACTCCTCCCAGATGGGAAAAGGTTTATAAAGAGTATAATCAAAGCCAGATCAGGGTTATTCTGATATCAAATAGAGGGGTTAAAGAAATTCGTATCATAGTTAACTAAACTTGTAGAGATGCTTTTCTCCCTCAGCCAACATCCTTTCCACCTTGTCTCTCCCTCTCGTGGTATCTTTATCCTTGTTGAGCCTATGTGCATATTGCTTTCCAAAACCGAAGGAAATTGGAACTTTTCAATGTATGGGCTTGATACGTTCGTTGAGAAGTCATAATCATTCCCTGTAGGCTGTAGATCAATCTATTTCATTCAAACGCTCACAGACAACTTCAGGTTTTCTTGTAGAGCCTCCATGCAAAGTTGAAATTGGCGTTAATGAGGCAGGCTTACTTCAGTGCAGTATCGAACTGGTGCAGGCGCGTATGTTGCAGACGCCATCTATCAGGACGATAGCGATTCGAACATCAGCTATCTGATTACTATCCCCTCGTGACACCTAAGTAGCGAAAATTGGTGGATGGATGCCATTGGGTAGGTTCGCCTGGTGTACGAGAACCAGCAACCACACACTACATGGCAGCCCGACGGGCCCAGGCGATGACTAGATCGATATTATGCTGCTTGATTCGGGTCCGCTCTTTGGTTTCATATTGGTCCAGAAGTTGGGTGCGAATACTAATTTCTGTCTCGCCGTCGGTAAGGTTGACATAATTGGTTGGTGCCCTGTTCCTCCCAGCAGGGCGATCGGGGCGACTATTTCGGCTACGGGGCAGATGCATGTGTACGGGCTTGTTCGGAAGGTTGCGAGACGCCAGTTCTTATTGTAATGGCCTATATAAGATCTACTAAATGTCCGTTGAGAGTCAAGGGACACCGGGCTGGTTATTTATAGCAGACGAAAATTCTCCACAGTTACCAATATCATTATGACATGATTTCCAAGAAATACGAATTTCGGCATGCCTGA contains:
- a CDS encoding hypothetical protein (EggNog:ENOG41): MRLTTLSCGLSFLLPVYARVISDPCATTTTLPVITVTKGPNGVNCQPLPIETAPPPGFTSAVVKCDKCGGSGTKVATLTFPTESVQPYSSSGYVIVPIAQPTQIPLGNSEQSHGSSVYENGSSGLDAGHALNNHGASLSTNTAPDSEDSTAQDSGSGSQESQSIPNNGGSANEGESSGTGAPGSRPLSETPTAGYHFAPSNSFPAGSDGQSSSSADTSSSDTAAAGNDASYPIPNQKSSNPYVGDTSGASSNGSGSPGSNSPSSQNDTPSTGKPATKDSGDDSLSPDSPITVSSAGHIKTNVVTCVLANIAGMFVLRLLV